The following is a genomic window from Pygocentrus nattereri isolate fPygNat1 chromosome 8, fPygNat1.pri, whole genome shotgun sequence.
GTTTTATGGCTCTTAAGTGAGTTTGCAGTAGTTTAGCTGAATTAATGGGTCATATGCAAGGTTAAATTATCTAGGCCAGCGTTGCCCAGATTCAGCCCTGTGTGGTgggagtccagcacagtttggcaATTTCCCTAGTAACGTACCAAGCCTGGTAATTTGTTAATGAGGAGAATCAGGTCTCTTTGAgcaagaaaatcaacaaagaatGTTGAAGTACAGTTGTCCAGGCCCATAGATGGGCTTCCCTGATCCAACACTTCTGGAGAAACAGTTCAGTTTATATGTAAAACGCAGTATGAATCAATTAACTTAATATTAATACCCACATggacacagcagcagcagaactgTAGGACGCTGCACAGCACAACAAATTCTGAAGTTCATCTACTTTGTGGGAGGCAACTGTAAGTCTACTGTTTTCACAGGGACAAAACTCTACCAGACTTGTGCTGCTTTGAGTAGCTTTATTTTCTGTAGTGTTTTAATGCAGCAAAAGGGAAAATAGTTCCATATGTGCTCCAGAATCACTCAGAAGAGAGAGTGCATTAGCGAATTAGCATGtgaaaatacactgtaaaaggTTTCAAGGATTTGCCGATTTGCCTCAGGTGGTGGTAAAAGAGGAATCCAAGTCAAATGACCTTCCTGCTGATACTGTGAGACAACTGCAGTCCTTCAGTAACGGATTGTCAGACATGAAAAGAACAGTGAAACACTAATAGAATGATGGTGGTGAATGATGAATTAGTAAACTAGTGGGTATGGAAGTTAAATTCTATCCTCTACTTAAGTGGGAGGTGTGCATTAACAGAACGTCAGCTCCACAGGAGTATCAAGTACAAGCTCATTAATGTGATCCCATTGCCTGTTCTGAAGCATACAGTACCTTATaagattaaagaaaaaaacatttcagtgaaTAATTCCAAGAAGAATGACTTGTTTCTTAGTGAATAACCAGGATTCCTGGGAGTCCACCATAACCCACAAAGTTTTTTAACATTTGCCACTGCAGAAGATCATGGTTTCTCCCTCAATGCCCGATTATGAGCGTCATGTTTGATCTTTGCAGTGACAACAAGCAACAGTCAgtgaaaaattgaaagcaagCCCTGTGAAAATTAGGCCATGACACCccagtcaaaggaaaatatgcTGAGGCATGACCGTGCTGTAAAATCACTGATCAAGAGGGGTGTCTCAGGAGCATGCAGGCGGCCATATGGTACAGCCCAGGGGCAGAACACATCGTGGGACAGAGGATCATCACAAAACAACTAACAAGAGCGGAGGCTGACCCTGATTAACGGTGAGATCAACATCCCGGATGATGTCAGGATGATTCAATTAAAACATTAACACCATGAGGTGTGGGGAGTCAAAGCTGGGGTGGGGGTGGTAAAAGTGAGACAAACAGCAGGCAAGGAAGCAAGGAAACGTGACGCCATTATGTGAGGGGAAATCAGCACAGTGAGAAAGGCCTCCTGAGTCGAGCCTGGCGGACCAAGCAAACACTCTGCCCCTGGCTGGGCCTAGGGCTCATACAGTCATTTCCTTTATTTGCCTGTGATTATGATTAATATGCTTTACATAATTAACAGTGGAAAGGTGAATAATGTCTTGCAAGTGTCTTAAAAACTCATCCAgtgattggaaaaaaaaaggcattgCCAAATaaaaaatttgtttaaaaaaaaacaaaaacaacattcaaTCAGTTATGCAGAATTTCTGCATCCATGATTCTtacttattaaaaatgtttgtgctTTTCATCTTTCACGCTGGGAGCACTCACATGATCTACCTCATTATCTATGAGGTTTCACTTAATGAAAGCCACAGGAACGTGGCCTTACCTCACATTGTTAGCAAAACAgatcacaacacacaaacaaactgcTTTCGCCTCGGTCAGAGTCCTTAAACGCATGCATAACAAGTTCTTGTTTGGGGAAAAACTGCCAAGCCTTATCCCTGCACTTTAAATAGTTGTATAAAAGTAGTCCGGTGGTAGTAGATAAACAACGAGGTTAATCGCTGCTTAATATGCGCTCAATCTCCTCCAGTCTCTTCAAGGCCGCctcccttttcttttctatGTCTTTAATCTCTTTTGTGGATTTGCTCTTAGTCCGCTTGTCACGCTGGCCAGCGTCTAGCCTCTTTGCCTGGCCGCTGCCCAGGCCGCCAGGGCTTTCAGCAGGGGAGGATTTCCGCAAATTCTTCTCGTTCCCAGCCCCTTCCCGTGTTCCTGCTTCGGCAGCAGCACGCCACTTttcgtcctcctcctctccttttcCATGACCATCCTGCTGCTGTTGATGCtggtgatgctgctgctgctgctgctttgccGGGAGATCGGTGCCCTCTGCTGGCGCCAGTGGCTGGCTGGCAGTGCTCATGGCCGCCATTTTGCCACGGACAATGGCCAGGTGGCGGCGTATGTACTCCTCACTCGGAGCCATAGCCAGAGTCTCCTCCAGGCAGCGCTCAGCCCGTGGCAGGTCCCTCTCCTCAAAGTAGACTACACAGAGGTTGTGCTTGGCCTGAACATTGCTGGGATCTGTTCGGAGGATGCGCTGGAAGCAGGCTCGGGCGCCTTGAGTGTCCTTGCGGTGGTTCATGAGGATGTCGCCCTTCAGTATGAGGCCCTTGATGTGCTCTGGATGGTGCCGCAGGAGCTCGTCCAGCACAGGCAGGGCCTCCAGCTCACGCTGAGACTGAGAGAACAGTAGGGCCAGGTTAAAGAGGGCGCTCCGGAAACCTGGTTGCAACCGGATAGCCTGTCGCATCCAGCGCTCGGCAGCCTCATTCTCATTGGCGTCCATGGCTAGCATGCCCAGGTTGAAGTAGCCATTTGCATCGTCAGGTTCCTCCTTTATGTAGGTCAGGAAGCGGCGGTTGGCTTCAGGGCGGAACTTTGCCTCACCTGCAACAGAGGAGGATAATCAGAAGGGCTAAAATTCATAATTTATTCATGTGATAAACGTACATGCAACTAATTTCAGGATGTGAGCTGCATGAAACTTTTTGTCCAAAATCTGGAAATAAATAGTATACAATACACTTAAATAGAAATGAAAGGATTGGCTGGGTATGTATGTGTATCAGCTAATTCTCAGCCCAAATATGCGACAGGCAATCAGCTCAATCAGATACTTCTCAAACCTAGCCGatcctgagagctgatcagtgaCATAAATCATATGAGTCACATTTTATCTAAGGcatctgaatgtaactgctgcaccactgaacgtggaacagaaaaattccaGTAagaatatggcaaaaataaacGGACTTAAGCTTTGAGTTGAAAAGCATGAAAAGAGATGAGGAGGTTGCTCCGTTTCTGCTTGAAAGGTGGGTAACAAACCTATTTCTGCTGTTTCACAAAACAAATAAGTCAATACTGTTTTGTCAAAACAATCCTGTTTGCTGATGCTTGTGATAGCAACTGGTTAGTTACACACCTTTGTTTGCCCTGGAAATGCACATCCATGAAATTGGGGGTGGAGCTTCTAAAggaacactgaacactgaggGGTGTATTTCTTCTGCTGTTGACTTCAAATATCAACAATCGTTCTGAATTgtttactgcacctttaaagttAAGGTTAGACTTTCATTGAATGTTCCatccctgcgaccctgacggagaagcggcttagaagatggaaggatggatggatgaatgttCCATAAATGTTCCATTCTCTGCTTTGAGTAAAAATTTGTATAATAAGAAGAGATAATTAATAACCAAGCAGCTATGCAGACTATGATAACAGCAGGCTTGCAATACGGAACAAAACTTttaaaacggtaactttacaggagaaataaaaaacctactttacttttaatttaagtcaatagaaacagacatttttccaagtaatattGGGgcgtttctttttgtccattcatcatgaaattttgacacaatgtaggcaacaggcattttcaaattatgcaaaaaaacaaaaaatggagataaggttttgttccgacagcagtgaaatgctgTTGCAAGCGGTCATGTTATGTCATGATAACATGACAAAAAGCAACTCAAGTTGCATGAAAAtgtcaccatgtaaagccagcttCATGATGAATTAATATTTGAAAAACCAAGCTTTTATCTCAGTAATCCTTTTAGAGGCGACTACCTATTTTTCAAAAGCCCATCCCACACTTACTCTGCCACAGCAACTCAGGTCTGTAAACTAACATTGGGCAAATTTAAGCCCCAATTATTTACAGTGACAGATCATTCTAGGTCCTGCCCACAATACTGCAAACTGAATAAAGACAGAACAGTTCCCATCAAACTAACAAACCAGAAGACAACAGAGGTGCTGTTTTCACGTTATTTACATTACAGCAGCGTAGGTGTGTAAACACCAGGGCAAATGACAAACGCACAAAGACTAAAGACTCTTTAGAAACGTGAATCTATCCTGCTTTTCAGCTATTCAAAAAAAGGCATAATCTCTCAATGAGGCACTATTAATATTTCTATTACAAACGCTGCTTCAGAAGCATGCATCCCAAAGTATGAGAAAACATGCAGGTAGCacgtaaataaaatgtgactgaAGACTTGCTACTTTACCTTCATTCACCACCTAAGGTTCCCTCAGCATCACTATCTCTGACCTGGTATCTGAGATCTTACATTAATCCAAAACACACATTACTAGGAAATTGCATGTGAGGCAACATTTCTTGCTTATCTCATTCTTctacttttttcactttaaacttggtgaaggaaacGATCTTTTGGAGGAGTTTAACATTGCACAGGCGTTTGATAAATTTCATTGAATAATCTCTCACGCACCAGACTCCTGCATGAGCAGAGCAGAGTTGAAAAGTGCAAGTTTGTGTCGTGGGTTCAAGTCCAGTGCGCGGTTGAAGTTCCTTAGAGCTTCGGAGGGCTCCTTCATCTCAATGTTGACAATAGCCAGGTTGTACCACAGGTCAGCATTGGTACGATCCAACTCTAACGCTCGCAAATAAGCATCCCGTGCCTCGTTGGGCTTATTCATCTTCAAAAGGAGCTCTCCTCTgcacaaaacacagagaaataATAAATTCTCAAACAAACATTACAGCATGGAGTGTACAATGACGCATGACCCTTTCCGTGATCAATCACCTTCAGTGAACGGATGTGTTGACTTAGTAAAATAACTACAgttttgcatttaaaataaagaaaaacctgaaaaaaatctgGCCTGGAACAAACAAATACGCTAAGAATAAAAGATATggacaaagacaaaaatgattGATGATCTGAAAGATCCACTTCTAATGGCtgaataatgtaattataaGGGATTTAACTAAGTTGACCTAGGATGTTAGAACAGGCTTTGTATAACCAATACGATACAAAGCCGTATATACTGCATGTACATGCCCACACATGGTCCTAAGCACTCGCTCAGAAACGTAAGGCAAGGAGACACTGATGAATGTCAAACTCGTGTTGaaatcattttcaaacatgATTTTTGAATGGAGTATGATTATACAAGACTTTGCTGCCATTTTACAGGTTCTTTAATGGGACAACTACCTGGCCCATACATCAATTACTAAAGCTTTACCAAGGCAACGTGTGTCTTCTATTGAGCAGAAAAGGTCATGCCATTGTGGTGCCAAAGCATTACTTTTATTACACatgtagttttaaaatgtaatcacCTGGCTGCCTGTACGCATACATTAAAATACAAGCTAATTCCTGATCCACAGAGCATAGCCTGGTGTACTTGCCTGCTGATGTAGGCCTGTTTAAAGTCTGGCCTCATGCTGATAGCTTGTCTGTATAGTTGGTCGGCTTCCTCTAGACGAGAATCGTTGGCCCGGATTAAGTTGGCCAGGTTGATGTACACATTCAGGTGGTTGGGGGCTACTCTAGTAGCGTATTTCTTTCCTGGAATTATCTGGCATATTGGAaggaggaggggaaaaaaggggaaaaaacactATTTAGAAAAGCATGGGCCACCATGGTTTATagtcaaaataaaacagtagGACAGATGGCAGATACTGTAAGTCCAGACACTGCATAAAACTGAATAATAACCTAAGCCAACTGGCCTGATTTCAGCCTGAGGCAGAGTTTTTGGCTATTAGACCATAAAATCCCACTATATTTTTTGTACCGTCATTATTTCTAATGAAGGGTATTCTTAGCCATCATGCTCTTTTCCTGCCCTCTCTACTCCTAAAGTTTACAGACTTCAGCCAGCAATTGTGATACTGCACTTAAGGCCATACCAGCTGactaatacactgctcaaaaaaaataaagggaacacgtaaacagcacaatataactccaaataaatcaaactgtccacttaggaagcaacactgattgacaatcaatttcacagctgttgtgcaaatggaatagacaacaggtggaaattattggcaattagcaagacacactcaataaaggacaggttctgcaggtggggaccacagaccacttctcagtacctttctgctttctggctgacgttttggtcacttttgaatgttggtggtgctttcacactcgtggtagcatgagacggattctacaacccacacaagtggctcaggtagtgcagctcatccaggatggcacatcaatgcgagctgtggcacaatactgagcctcattttgacttgttttaaggacattacatcaaagttggatcagcctgtagtgtgcttttccactttaattttgtgtgtgactccaaatccaggcctccattggttaataaatttgatttccattcatttttgtgattttgttgtcagcacattcaactttgtacagaacaaagtattcaatgagaatatttcattcattcagatctaggatgtgttaattgagtgttccctttatttttttgagcagtgtatataactTCCTAATGTACTTTCACCTGATCTCTTCTTTCATACTTATTTATCTGGCTTTGCCAAGTCATCGTAAAGCAGGATTTCTTACTTCAGCCACTGAGGgcaaaagaaaaaccagcatagcTTATCAGTTGAATGCAGTGGCTCTCCTGGATCAAAGCTCGAGAGCACCGCCATAAAGTTTATACAGGGCCTAGTAAGAATAAACCCTATGATGAAACAGTGGCTGTATAATAGGGTTTCAAAAAGAGGCCAGTGACATTAATATTGGAAAACAAAGACATGCCTGCTGCTGGCATGAGAACTAATTAATAACAAATTTAGCACAGCCACaacactgttgttgttgttattgggTCTAAATATGCCTCCCACTCCTGTAAGCCTTATTTCTGTGAGCTGCATTTCACAACCAAGGGagtaattcattatttattctGGCAGAAATTTTGTTGTCCATGCCAAAAGCTTCTCACCACTCACATCTACAAGCAACACCACTGATCATTAATGTTCAGAaagaatatttgtttttaacttctttttttttgccttttatgTACTGTTCATCTTCTGATTAACCATTTAAGTTCAGATTTTAGCAGCATGGTTTAATTTGGTGCACTTAGGTCTAGTGAGAATCCAatgaaacatgacaaataaGCTACAGCTTATGAATGACAGTTGTATCATTTCTTTGACTCATTTCCTAGGTGTATAACTGCTTTTAATCCAAGGTTGAGTACTTTCCATGAAGAGAACAGACTATGATGTAGCCATGAGGGCTGGTCATTCCCCATACCTGTGGCATAAGAGATTTTGCAACCACATACGCCTCTTCTGCCTCTTTGGATCGATTGAGGTTCTTGTATGTTCTTCCAACGTTCATGTGGGCTCCGATATCATCTAAAAAGATGGAGACTCATGAAAAGTTCATGTCATCGCAgaataaaccaaaaaaagacTACAGCACAGGTATCTTGTTGCAGATAGCAAGGTCTTATTCACTGTAAAAAAGGTTTTAACTTAAAGTTTGATATTTCATTTAAACGTGATCTGTTATTGTCTTGTCTATTACTGTAAAAAAGTAGCAAATGCCTGTAAAGCACTTAGAGCTGCCACCGATATGAaaagtgttctttaaataaaggtattattattattatattaaattacctggcttaatttttttttagctcaGATAACTTCTAATAGTAAGGAAACTTGCCaatattttgtaatatatgtaatattcgAATAAATTACTATTTAAATCTGAAGTCAGCTCTTTTTAAGTAAAAACAGTGAAGCATTTCTTGTTTTAAAGGGCAGTCATGCAAACAAGAGAAACGATGCACGCAATAGATGAATGGAACACCTAATGAAGACATACCAAGCATATCAAGACTTTCTTTTTAAATCTACTGAACTGACACATGCATTTGATTGCTTTCACATCTGATTGTCTGTTTCTTGTAGATTAACTCATGAGGAAACAAATGACCAGTGGGGAAAGTGGGTTTTTGTAGCTGTGTGATACAGATAGAACACCACAATTGTTTCAGTGAAAGGCAAATGTTATGAGAAGCAAACCGATGCATAAAGATAAGTGCAGGCCAGGATATCCTCAttccaaaatgtatttacatggtTGATCTTAGGAAAACACTTGCGGGTGGCAAATGCTGTTAGCTCAAGTAactaataaaatacaaacatctTTGTGTATGAAGTGGCTAACGTGTGTGTAGATTGGCAGTAACAAGGTTTATCTATGTTCTGAGGACTTAACTATCTGAGAATAAAAAACAGCCAATGCTTTTATAACATCCCATGGAATTCCAAATCAGCTACTTTTTGTTTAGCTTCCCTGCAATGTTGGATGCTATTCTCGGTCACATCACCGAAATAATGATTCTTAAAAAATCTACAATACCTAGCGCACtccaaaaaaatctcaaaagcCTTGTTTTGTTTGAGATAAGTTTCCTGATAATTAATTTCCACTGCCAGGTTTTCATAAAGCAGCAAGAAAGAAAGTCAGCAAACATATGTATAACTGTTGTTGCCAAACCAAATACCACTTTACAACGCTTGGTTGCTGTAGACTGTGGAAACATACTAATTCTTTAACCATATATGATTATAAAAGCAAATCCAGCTGATGTGAACACATAAAAGGGGAGAGAAAGCTTTCTGATCATACCTGGTTGCACTCTTGTGGCCTGGAGGAAATAACGGAGAGCTCGCTCATAATTATGCTGGTTCTCCAGAGCATGGCCAACATTATTCCAAAGCTTGGCATTGTTCTTGTTCACCTGAAGAGAAGCCATTTTGACATGACAGCACATTGAAAAGCATCCTTAACGCAGcgatttttttctgaaaatctTCAATCAGAAATTTGGCACTATCTATTACAAAGGTGCCTTTACAAATACTCAGGTCATACTTTTAATGCCGACGTGAAAAGCGTGTACTCCGACTCCCAGTCCCAGGTCCTGTTGAATGTTTTCACAGCATGTGTCATTAGAAGAACCCCCATAAAGAACCATGAGATCTTCTTCAGGCccctataaaaacacaaatgtcaaATGACTATATGGTGTTAAGGTATAATATTTTGGTGGCCTTTTATGAACACatgtacagtaaaataacattatatatatatatatatatatatatatatatatatatatatatatatatatatatatatatatatatatatatatatatatattaaatatcttaaaaataaacaaatattaggGACATTTGACTAAATCCGGTCCTTTTCACATAAGCAGAGCAAACATGAAAAGACAGCATTAGACTGAGCTTAATATAGATCCCTTTCAACTTTGGTGTTGCCGAATTATTTAAAGAGTTCCTTGgatggcaaagaaaacaaagcctTGCCTTTTACTTGAAGCCCAGACAACCAAATGATCTTATTTTGGACACGAGAAGAACTGATTAATCAGAAAAGACAGTTTTGCTTGGAAATGTTGAAGgcaaaagaggaagaggacaaCCAGCAACAAGACGGACAGACACAATCAGAGGAATCTCACAAGGCCCATCAAACAAACTTTTCATGCGCACCATGCACAAAGTGGTGTCAAAGAGTTAAGTGTTAGGAATACATAAGGACCAACAGACGCCCCTCTGCATTAGGGAGATTACCATCTTAATGTCAAGGTCTTGAATCCATGGGCCACCAGCACACAGAAGCCCATGCTAGGCACGTAAAGCACGCGTTCAGCCACCACGAAGCCCACGGGGAAGAACAGGTTGGATGCAGGGATGAATGGGAGGACATTCAGAGAGAGAGCCTGAAGAAGagacacaaagaacaaaaaaaataaaataaaaaaaatacactagcCATTAGCGATTACTTCCAGCATAGTTGTGCCATTGACTTTCAGTTCTCATGTGTCTTATCCTGTGtgaaaattaaacagaacatGGTCTGGCATGAAATACATTTCAAGGTCCTCAGTAGCCAGTAGAACTGTCTCAGGTCCAGTCGATCACTATGGAAAATGGCAGCTATGAGACACATGGGAAACCGGAACTGGCTAATTTCATGAGAAAATTTATAAAGAGTTCCTAGTGTTTTTTGAACTACATTTAAACTGCCTCCACAAAAGAAGCGTAGGAACACTTTTTTATGGGTAATTTGCTTaacagcacagagtaactgaGCTCAATCTCTAACTAATATATTAGTTATATTAGCAATTAATATAAAACACGTTACTGTACCAGAGTGAAAACTGCATCACATACTGTACCTTCCTCAACACATAAGCGGCCAGCAGAAGAGGGGCCTCTACAGACTTATGACAGGAAGTGGAAACACCAATCGCTCTTAAATCAAATCAGGGCTTAGCCAAAGTAGCCCTCTCAAGTGTAATGGGCCACATAAAGCGCTAGTCGTGCACAGCAGTGTACTAAAATGCTCTTATtgttcaggttcagacagactTGTGCCATTTTCCATGCTAATCACTCCTAAATTTGGTCAGTTTTGCACAGCTTTGTCTGAAACCAGAAGCATGAGAACAATTAATCTCAGGATAAACCCAAACAAATCAGATGGCCTTAAACAGGAGGACGAAAACCTCTACGCAACTAAATGGCTAAGGTCAAATGCTTTCTCAGGTGAATATCTGTTGGCAAATATACTTGTGAtccatttaattgaaaacaacaTTACTGCAGTTCTCTTCAAACACAATGTTTTTCAGGACCTGCACATAAATATAGCCATCTTTCACAATCGAAGTTGGGCCACTAGACGTAATACTAGGATTACGGCTTTCACTGATCGAAAGCAGCCTTTGACGATGTGATGAATCTCTGGTTTCTGCACTGCCGAATGCCACAAGGGCTCAAGTTATCCACCCACAGTTCTCACTTGACTTTGAAAAATGGCCTGTTAGGTTATGTGCGGTCACAGCAAACCTCACCTTTTACAAACAACGCAAACATTCTCTTCACaaaatttatgttttacagaaAACAACCACAGTGTATGGAATTTTTATGGATGCACTTGCAAAAGATTAGTTATTCATCTCAGTTTATGCTGCCCTAAAAGCAAATTGTAAAATTGGTTTTGGCAGCAGCTTCAGAGGACGTCAAAATTCAAAATGTCAGGCTCTGCGTGTTCAGGGTGGATTTAACAGAGGCGAAAAAACACGACTTTACGTACGAAAGAGGACGATTTAATCTTCCTCCCAATTGTCCTTTGTCCGATAGGCCAAAGTCAACCACGATGAAAGATGTAACTGCACTGGTAAAAGATAAAACGTCTGCCTTTAAGAGTAAATCTCAAGCTGCTTGCTCTGTTGTTGGCACAACAAGAGACACGCTCTGTGAACTTAACCAAACACTTAGAACTATATAATGTTTCCTGTTTGTGCAGAATGAGTGGACGATCCTCACGCAGGCACTCACTATAACAACTAAGATGGGCCAAAACAAATAGATCAATATCCTTATGCAACCTGTTCAGCGCACATTAACAGCCAAGGCTGAACTTCTGTGCCTTGTCCACTGATGATTTGTGGTCTCACAGTCTCAGAGGACAGTTTGTGCCAGTAGAGCAATGAAGTTCACCAAACTCTACAGACACCACAAGGGACGCAGATTGAGATTTCTCTCTAACGCTGTCACACGATAAATGAAGAGAAAGCTGAACTCTTGCCTTATTTTCACCCGAACACACGGTTGACATGGGAGATTTGGAATCAGTGACATCCTGAACTTTCGCAAACGTGGAAGTTGTCAAAGGCCAAACATATGTGGCCAGGAATGCTGGGAGAGCCAGACACTGGGAAGATAAAATC
Proteins encoded in this region:
- the tmtc3 gene encoding protein O-mannosyl-transferase TMTC3 encodes the protein MAVLSWKEICLLAALVVGCYWNSLLCGFVFDDVSAILDNKDLRPSTPLQNLFLNDFWGTPMSEERSHKSYRPLTVLTFRLNYLLSELSPASYHLLNVLLHVAVCVLFLRFCRLLLDRTTSVVAALLFAVHPIHTEAVTGVVGRAELLSSIFLLAAFLTYTKSKGADHSIVWTPIVLTVFLVAVATLCKEQGITVIGICCVYEVFVAQGFTLPMLIDTVVQVVRGKDGFPYTVLQTLLKLVVLVISTLLLVIVRVQVIQSQLPVFTRFDNPAAVSSTPARQLTFNYLLPVNGWLLLNPSELCCDWTMGTIPLIESVLDPRNLATLAFYMLLGLLAYHSLRHGHSSAKTVVMALSLNVLPFIPASNLFFPVGFVVAERVLYVPSMGFCVLVAHGFKTLTLRWGLKKISWFFMGVLLMTHAVKTFNRTWDWESEYTLFTSALKVNKNNAKLWNNVGHALENQHNYERALRYFLQATRVQPDDIGAHMNVGRTYKNLNRSKEAEEAYVVAKSLMPQIIPGKKYATRVAPNHLNVYINLANLIRANDSRLEEADQLYRQAISMRPDFKQAYISRGELLLKMNKPNEARDAYLRALELDRTNADLWYNLAIVNIEMKEPSEALRNFNRALDLNPRHKLALFNSALLMQESGEAKFRPEANRRFLTYIKEEPDDANGYFNLGMLAMDANENEAAERWMRQAIRLQPGFRSALFNLALLFSQSQRELEALPVLDELLRHHPEHIKGLILKGDILMNHRKDTQGARACFQRILRTDPSNVQAKHNLCVVYFEERDLPRAERCLEETLAMAPSEEYIRRHLAIVRGKMAAMSTASQPLAPAEGTDLPAKQQQQQHHQHQQQQDGHGKGEEEDEKWRAAAEAGTREGAGNEKNLRKSSPAESPGGLGSGQAKRLDAGQRDKRTKSKSTKEIKDIEKKREAALKRLEEIERILSSD